In Zea mays cultivar B73 chromosome 7, Zm-B73-REFERENCE-NAM-5.0, whole genome shotgun sequence, the following proteins share a genomic window:
- the LOC100276382 gene encoding uncharacterized protein isoform X1, with the protein MSPRWPRSRLLLGIIMSSLVPRERQINNGSSADQGRRASCSVVVVPAGAGDDAAVAGPVPRGGGDEPERARRRAAADRPVLRLAARARPEHRPRPAVRRAALELERGVEQRHRLPVRLRVLPHLPVRRGPPAARLEGPRRRLPGARPRRRLRLPRLVQLRLRPLLRGRRHRTPRQLELQWAAAACAELRGGGSAAGLLQVAGAGLLLHQHQWQQCRRRRFVFLRSRRWASGVRAPPAAGRCMSFGSRLSS; encoded by the exons ATGAGCCCCCGATGGCCAAGGTCTCGCCTCCTCCTCGGGATCATCATGTCGTCGTTGGTCCCTCGAGAGCGGCAAATTAATAA CGGGAGCAGCGCGGACCAGGGACGACGGGCCTCCtgctccgtcgtcgtcgtccccgCGGGTGCCGGCGACGACGCCGCCGTGGCCGGACCAGTTCCACGCGGTGGTGGTGACGAACCTgagcgcgcgcggcggcgggctGCAGCTGATCGACCTGTACTACGACTGGCCGCGAGGGCGCGACCTGAACATCGTCCGCGACCAGCTGTCCGGCGAGCGGCGCTGGAGCTGGAACGTGGAGTGGAGCAACGGCACCGCCTTCCTGTTCGACTCCGCGTCCTGCCGCACCTTCCAGTTCGCCGTGGGCCTCCTGCCGCCCGACTGGAAGGCCCGCGGCGCCGCCTACCTGGGGCGCGACCGCGTCGACGGCTTCGACTGCCACGTCTGGTCCAACTTCGTCTTCGCCCGCTACTACGAGGACGTCGCCACCGGACGCCCCGTCAGCTGGAACTTCAATG GGCTGCAGCGGCATGTGCTGAGCTTCGAGGCGGGGGCAGTGCTGCAGGACTCCTCCAAGTGGCAGGCGCCGGCTTACTGCTTCACCAACACCAATGGCAGCAGTGCCGACGCCGCCGCTTCGTCTTCCTGAGATCACGTCGCTGGGCCTCCGGAGTCCGGGCTCCACCTGCAGCTGGACGCTGCATGTCATTTGGCAGTCGGCTCTCATCTTGA
- the LOC100276382 gene encoding uncharacterized protein isoform X2 — protein sequence MSPRWPRLPSSSSTANLTGPQMSPLVLLLLAHLLATATAAGAARTRDDGPPAPSSSSPRVPATTPPWPDQFHAVVVTNLSARGGGLQLIDLYYDWPRGRDLNIVRDQLSGERRWSWNVEWSNGTAFLFDSASCRTFQFAVGLLPPDWKARGAAYLGRDRVDGFDCHVWSNFVFARYYEDVATGRPVSWNFNGLQRHVLSFEAGAVLQDSSKWQAPAYCFTNTNGSSADAAASSS from the exons ATGAGCCCCCGATGGCCAAG ACTCCCGTCTTCTTCCTCGACCGCTAACCTTACCGGTCCCCAAATGTCGCCTCTCGTGCTGCTGCTCCTCGCGCACCTACTCGCCACGGCCACTGCAGCGGGAGCAGCGCGGACCAGGGACGACGGGCCTCCtgctccgtcgtcgtcgtccccgCGGGTGCCGGCGACGACGCCGCCGTGGCCGGACCAGTTCCACGCGGTGGTGGTGACGAACCTgagcgcgcgcggcggcgggctGCAGCTGATCGACCTGTACTACGACTGGCCGCGAGGGCGCGACCTGAACATCGTCCGCGACCAGCTGTCCGGCGAGCGGCGCTGGAGCTGGAACGTGGAGTGGAGCAACGGCACCGCCTTCCTGTTCGACTCCGCGTCCTGCCGCACCTTCCAGTTCGCCGTGGGCCTCCTGCCGCCCGACTGGAAGGCCCGCGGCGCCGCCTACCTGGGGCGCGACCGCGTCGACGGCTTCGACTGCCACGTCTGGTCCAACTTCGTCTTCGCCCGCTACTACGAGGACGTCGCCACCGGACGCCCCGTCAGCTGGAACTTCAATG GGCTGCAGCGGCATGTGCTGAGCTTCGAGGCGGGGGCAGTGCTGCAGGACTCCTCCAAGTGGCAGGCGCCGGCTTACTGCTTCACCAACACCAATGGCAGCAGTGCCGACGCCGCCGCTTCGTCTTCCTGA
- the LOC100276382 gene encoding uncharacterized protein LOC100276382 precursor, with protein sequence MSPLVLLLLAHLLATATAAGAARTRDDGPPAPSSSSPRVPATTPPWPDQFHAVVVTNLSARGGGLQLIDLYYDWPRGRDLNIVRDQLSGERRWSWNVEWSNGTAFLFDSASCRTFQFAVGLLPPDWKARGAAYLGRDRVDGFDCHVWSNFVFARYYEDVATGRPVSWNFNGLQRHVLSFEAGAVLQDSSKWQAPAYCFTNTNGSSADAAASSS encoded by the exons ATGTCGCCTCTCGTGCTGCTGCTCCTCGCGCACCTACTCGCCACGGCCACTGCAGCGGGAGCAGCGCGGACCAGGGACGACGGGCCTCCtgctccgtcgtcgtcgtccccgCGGGTGCCGGCGACGACGCCGCCGTGGCCGGACCAGTTCCACGCGGTGGTGGTGACGAACCTgagcgcgcgcggcggcgggctGCAGCTGATCGACCTGTACTACGACTGGCCGCGAGGGCGCGACCTGAACATCGTCCGCGACCAGCTGTCCGGCGAGCGGCGCTGGAGCTGGAACGTGGAGTGGAGCAACGGCACCGCCTTCCTGTTCGACTCCGCGTCCTGCCGCACCTTCCAGTTCGCCGTGGGCCTCCTGCCGCCCGACTGGAAGGCCCGCGGCGCCGCCTACCTGGGGCGCGACCGCGTCGACGGCTTCGACTGCCACGTCTGGTCCAACTTCGTCTTCGCCCGCTACTACGAGGACGTCGCCACCGGACGCCCCGTCAGCTGGAACTTCAATG GGCTGCAGCGGCATGTGCTGAGCTTCGAGGCGGGGGCAGTGCTGCAGGACTCCTCCAAGTGGCAGGCGCCGGCTTACTGCTTCACCAACACCAATGGCAGCAGTGCCGACGCCGCCGCTTCGTCTTCCTGA
- the LOC100276381 gene encoding uncharacterized protein LOC100276381 precursor, with protein sequence MSPPPSSLVVLPLLLPLLLAAVSHATANAAGAGAPPPVPTPWPEQFHAVVFTNLTESGGRLQLIDLYYDWPRGRNLNLIRDQLSSDPLYDVEWTNGTSYFFDSGSCRTMRFPVGILPPDWLAAGAVYLGREHVDGFDCHLWTKVDFVWYYEEVATGRPVRWNFFNGMQQHVMSFEVGGVLEDSKWQAPPRCFSGGNADTANAAADGVHGEEAGSVDVMDSMIRFAVAPAAAVAASFDQ encoded by the exons AtgtcgccgccgccgtcgtcccTCGTGGTGCTcccgctcctcctccccctcctcctcgccGCTGTATCCCACGCTACGGCTAATGCGGCCGGTGCCGGCGCCCCTCCCCCAGTGCCGACGCCGTGGCCGGAGCAGTTCCACGCGGTGGTCTTCACCAATCTCACCGAGAGCGGCGGCCGGCTGCAGCTGATCGACCTGTACTACGACTGGCCCAGGGGCCGCAACCTCAACCTCATCCGGGACCAGCTCTCCAGCGACCCGCTCTACGACGTCGAGTGGACCAACGGCACCTCCTACTTCTTCGACTCCGGGTCCTGCCGCACCATGCGTTTCCCCGTGGGGATCCTGCCGCCTGACTGGCTCGCCGCCGGCGCCGTCTATCTCGGCCGCGAGCACGTCGACGGCTTCGACTGCCACCTGTGGACCAAGGTCGACTTCGTCTGGTACTACGAGGAAGTCGCCACCGGCCGCCCCGTCCGCTGGAATTTCTTCAATG GGATGCAGCAGCATGTGATGAGCTTTGAGGTGGGAGGAGTGCTGGAAGACTCCAAGTGGCAGGCGCCCCCTCGCTGCTTCAGTGGCGGCAATGCCGACACCGCCAACGCGGCTGCGGATGGAGTTCATGGCGAGGAAGCCGGTAGTGTTGATGTGATGGACAGCATGATCAGGTTCGCCGTGGCTCCGGCTGCAGCAGTAGCTGCATCATTTGACCAGTGA